In Pieris rapae chromosome 18, ilPieRapa1.1, whole genome shotgun sequence, one genomic interval encodes:
- the LOC110999610 gene encoding DNA-binding protein D-ETS-4 isoform X4, whose translation MPQTVPRSGFSPPSASQSERAVPASPSDIHHLLRLLGAESPPEPMLHSPPTHNKPPPPYPEDNQLLERLYDFDAYPTPSPSSDEGNIPTVALQPSSPYNSFQYSPIFIKEEPNRLTVPGFASPYPLSPSGSSYSSYNQYSSPVPQHEEYIDIEELLKENQILQDSIQHQYITPKLEVEEPRDHILLRSALEDTTFQKRHNLRPIPIELGTVKMEESSGGADNDVLVAPDIDRMLSMAIEQSKRDVDNTCTVLGISPDPMQWSASDVKSWVMFTVQHYNLPMVPIEYFAMDGPALVALSEEDFNQRAPQAGSTLHAQLEIWKAARHDSWSSTPWAEQEQPSPKPTPVGLPSAEDTSEDEDSESVGTSISQGGGKVKTGSTHIHLWQFLKELLASPHIHGSAIRWLDRSNGVFKIEDSVRVARLWGKRKNRPAMNYDKLSRSIRQYYKKGIMKKTERSQRLVYQFCHPYCL comes from the exons ATGCCACAGACAGTACCAAGATCCGGGTTTAGCCCGCCTTCAGCGTCTCAAAGTGAAAGAGCCGTACCAGCTTCACCCTCCGACATACACCATCTGTTGCGCCTCCTCGGTGCAGAGTCTCCACCAGAGCCCATGTTACATTCCCCACCTACGCATAACAAGCCACCTCCTCCCTATCCAGAAGACAATCAATTATTGGAGCGCCTTTACGACTTTGACGCCTATCCTACACCCTCACCATCATCAGACGAAGGAAACATTCCCACAGTTGCTCTCCAACCCTCTTCACCTTATAACTCATTCCAATATTCTCCAATATTCATCAAAGAAGAACCAAATAGGCTCACAGTGCCCGGTTTTGCCTCACCCTATCCTTTGTCACCTTCAGGGTCCTCGTACAGCAGTTATAATCAATACTCCTCACCAGTTCCACAACACGAAGAATATATTGACATAGAGGAACTATTGAAAGAGAATCAAATATTACAAGACAGCATACAACATCAGTACATTACGCCGAAATTAGAAGTCGAAGAGCCAAGAGATCACATTTTACTAAGATCAGCGTTGGAAGATACAACATTCCAAAAGAGGCATAATTTGAGACCAATTCCTATAGAATTAGGAACAGTAAAAATGGAAGAAAGCAGTGGAGGTGCTGACAACGATGTTTTAGTGGCACCTGATATAGACCGTATGCTTTCTATGGCCATAGAACAATCAAAACGAGATGTTGACAACACTTGTACGGTTCTGGGCATATCACCAG ATCCAATGCAATGGAGTGCGAGTGACGTTAAATCTTGGGTGATGTTCACGGTCCAACATTACAACCTACCAATGGTGCCTATAGAATATTTTGCTATGGATGGTCCAGCATTAGTCGCCTTAAGTGAGGAAGATTTCAACCAAAGAGCACCACAG GCGGGAAGCACATTACACGCTCAGTTAGAGATCTGGAAAGCAGCACGACATGATAGTTGGAGCAGTACTCCGTGGGCAGAACAAGAACAACCCTCCCCTAAGCCCACACCAGTTGGTCTTCCTTCTGCTGAAGATACGAGTGAAG aTGAAGATTCAGAGTCAGTTGGTACAAGCATAAGCCAAGGAGGAGGCAAAGTGAAGACTGGCAGTACTCACATACATTTATGGCAATTTCTCAAAGAATTGCTGGCGTCACCCCACATACATGGATCGGCGATACGGTGGTTAGATcgaa GTAACGGTGTCTTCAAAATTGAAGATTCAGTTCGTGTTGCCAGACTGTGGGGGAAGAGAAAGAACCGGCCAGCTATGAACTACGATAAACTTTCGAGAAGCATCAGGCAGTACTACAAGAAAGGAATCATGAAGAAAACAGAGCGAAGTCAGCGGCTCGTCTACCAATTCTGCCATCCTTACTGTTTGTAA
- the LOC110999610 gene encoding DNA-binding protein D-ETS-4 isoform X3, with protein MECEYQMPQTVPRSGFSPPSASQSERAVPASPSDIHHLLRLLGAESPPEPMLHSPPTHNKPPPPYPEDNQLLERLYDFDAYPTPSPSSDEGNIPTVALQPSSPYNSFQYSPIFIKEEPNRLTVPGFASPYPLSPSGSSYSSYNQYSSPVPQHEEYIDIEELLKENQILQDSIQHQYITPKLEVEEPRDHILLRSALEDTTFQKRHNLRPIPIELGTVKMEESSGGADNDVLVAPDIDRMLSMAIEQSKRDVDNTCTVLGISPDPMQWSASDVKSWVMFTVQHYNLPMVPIEYFAMDGPALVALSEEDFNQRAPQAGSTLHAQLEIWKAARHDSWSSTPWAEQEQPSPKPTPVGLPSAEDTSEDEDSESVGTSISQGGGKVKTGSTHIHLWQFLKELLASPHIHGSAIRWLDRSNGVFKIEDSVRVARLWGKRKNRPAMNYDKLSRSIRQYYKKGIMKKTERSQRLVYQFCHPYCL; from the exons ATGGAATGCGAATATCAA ATGCCACAGACAGTACCAAGATCCGGGTTTAGCCCGCCTTCAGCGTCTCAAAGTGAAAGAGCCGTACCAGCTTCACCCTCCGACATACACCATCTGTTGCGCCTCCTCGGTGCAGAGTCTCCACCAGAGCCCATGTTACATTCCCCACCTACGCATAACAAGCCACCTCCTCCCTATCCAGAAGACAATCAATTATTGGAGCGCCTTTACGACTTTGACGCCTATCCTACACCCTCACCATCATCAGACGAAGGAAACATTCCCACAGTTGCTCTCCAACCCTCTTCACCTTATAACTCATTCCAATATTCTCCAATATTCATCAAAGAAGAACCAAATAGGCTCACAGTGCCCGGTTTTGCCTCACCCTATCCTTTGTCACCTTCAGGGTCCTCGTACAGCAGTTATAATCAATACTCCTCACCAGTTCCACAACACGAAGAATATATTGACATAGAGGAACTATTGAAAGAGAATCAAATATTACAAGACAGCATACAACATCAGTACATTACGCCGAAATTAGAAGTCGAAGAGCCAAGAGATCACATTTTACTAAGATCAGCGTTGGAAGATACAACATTCCAAAAGAGGCATAATTTGAGACCAATTCCTATAGAATTAGGAACAGTAAAAATGGAAGAAAGCAGTGGAGGTGCTGACAACGATGTTTTAGTGGCACCTGATATAGACCGTATGCTTTCTATGGCCATAGAACAATCAAAACGAGATGTTGACAACACTTGTACGGTTCTGGGCATATCACCAG ATCCAATGCAATGGAGTGCGAGTGACGTTAAATCTTGGGTGATGTTCACGGTCCAACATTACAACCTACCAATGGTGCCTATAGAATATTTTGCTATGGATGGTCCAGCATTAGTCGCCTTAAGTGAGGAAGATTTCAACCAAAGAGCACCACAG GCGGGAAGCACATTACACGCTCAGTTAGAGATCTGGAAAGCAGCACGACATGATAGTTGGAGCAGTACTCCGTGGGCAGAACAAGAACAACCCTCCCCTAAGCCCACACCAGTTGGTCTTCCTTCTGCTGAAGATACGAGTGAAG aTGAAGATTCAGAGTCAGTTGGTACAAGCATAAGCCAAGGAGGAGGCAAAGTGAAGACTGGCAGTACTCACATACATTTATGGCAATTTCTCAAAGAATTGCTGGCGTCACCCCACATACATGGATCGGCGATACGGTGGTTAGATcgaa GTAACGGTGTCTTCAAAATTGAAGATTCAGTTCGTGTTGCCAGACTGTGGGGGAAGAGAAAGAACCGGCCAGCTATGAACTACGATAAACTTTCGAGAAGCATCAGGCAGTACTACAAGAAAGGAATCATGAAGAAAACAGAGCGAAGTCAGCGGCTCGTCTACCAATTCTGCCATCCTTACTGTTTGTAA
- the LOC110999610 gene encoding DNA-binding protein D-ETS-4 isoform X2: MLWENGLTEESEAMPQTVPRSGFSPPSASQSERAVPASPSDIHHLLRLLGAESPPEPMLHSPPTHNKPPPPYPEDNQLLERLYDFDAYPTPSPSSDEGNIPTVALQPSSPYNSFQYSPIFIKEEPNRLTVPGFASPYPLSPSGSSYSSYNQYSSPVPQHEEYIDIEELLKENQILQDSIQHQYITPKLEVEEPRDHILLRSALEDTTFQKRHNLRPIPIELGTVKMEESSGGADNDVLVAPDIDRMLSMAIEQSKRDVDNTCTVLGISPDPMQWSASDVKSWVMFTVQHYNLPMVPIEYFAMDGPALVALSEEDFNQRAPQAGSTLHAQLEIWKAARHDSWSSTPWAEQEQPSPKPTPVGLPSAEDTSEDEDSESVGTSISQGGGKVKTGSTHIHLWQFLKELLASPHIHGSAIRWLDRSNGVFKIEDSVRVARLWGKRKNRPAMNYDKLSRSIRQYYKKGIMKKTERSQRLVYQFCHPYCL, encoded by the exons ATGCCACAGACAGTACCAAGATCCGGGTTTAGCCCGCCTTCAGCGTCTCAAAGTGAAAGAGCCGTACCAGCTTCACCCTCCGACATACACCATCTGTTGCGCCTCCTCGGTGCAGAGTCTCCACCAGAGCCCATGTTACATTCCCCACCTACGCATAACAAGCCACCTCCTCCCTATCCAGAAGACAATCAATTATTGGAGCGCCTTTACGACTTTGACGCCTATCCTACACCCTCACCATCATCAGACGAAGGAAACATTCCCACAGTTGCTCTCCAACCCTCTTCACCTTATAACTCATTCCAATATTCTCCAATATTCATCAAAGAAGAACCAAATAGGCTCACAGTGCCCGGTTTTGCCTCACCCTATCCTTTGTCACCTTCAGGGTCCTCGTACAGCAGTTATAATCAATACTCCTCACCAGTTCCACAACACGAAGAATATATTGACATAGAGGAACTATTGAAAGAGAATCAAATATTACAAGACAGCATACAACATCAGTACATTACGCCGAAATTAGAAGTCGAAGAGCCAAGAGATCACATTTTACTAAGATCAGCGTTGGAAGATACAACATTCCAAAAGAGGCATAATTTGAGACCAATTCCTATAGAATTAGGAACAGTAAAAATGGAAGAAAGCAGTGGAGGTGCTGACAACGATGTTTTAGTGGCACCTGATATAGACCGTATGCTTTCTATGGCCATAGAACAATCAAAACGAGATGTTGACAACACTTGTACGGTTCTGGGCATATCACCAG ATCCAATGCAATGGAGTGCGAGTGACGTTAAATCTTGGGTGATGTTCACGGTCCAACATTACAACCTACCAATGGTGCCTATAGAATATTTTGCTATGGATGGTCCAGCATTAGTCGCCTTAAGTGAGGAAGATTTCAACCAAAGAGCACCACAG GCGGGAAGCACATTACACGCTCAGTTAGAGATCTGGAAAGCAGCACGACATGATAGTTGGAGCAGTACTCCGTGGGCAGAACAAGAACAACCCTCCCCTAAGCCCACACCAGTTGGTCTTCCTTCTGCTGAAGATACGAGTGAAG aTGAAGATTCAGAGTCAGTTGGTACAAGCATAAGCCAAGGAGGAGGCAAAGTGAAGACTGGCAGTACTCACATACATTTATGGCAATTTCTCAAAGAATTGCTGGCGTCACCCCACATACATGGATCGGCGATACGGTGGTTAGATcgaa GTAACGGTGTCTTCAAAATTGAAGATTCAGTTCGTGTTGCCAGACTGTGGGGGAAGAGAAAGAACCGGCCAGCTATGAACTACGATAAACTTTCGAGAAGCATCAGGCAGTACTACAAGAAAGGAATCATGAAGAAAACAGAGCGAAGTCAGCGGCTCGTCTACCAATTCTGCCATCCTTACTGTTTGTAA
- the LOC110999610 gene encoding DNA-binding protein D-ETS-4 isoform X1 codes for MVTFLEFGCREFGYYRIQMPQTVPRSGFSPPSASQSERAVPASPSDIHHLLRLLGAESPPEPMLHSPPTHNKPPPPYPEDNQLLERLYDFDAYPTPSPSSDEGNIPTVALQPSSPYNSFQYSPIFIKEEPNRLTVPGFASPYPLSPSGSSYSSYNQYSSPVPQHEEYIDIEELLKENQILQDSIQHQYITPKLEVEEPRDHILLRSALEDTTFQKRHNLRPIPIELGTVKMEESSGGADNDVLVAPDIDRMLSMAIEQSKRDVDNTCTVLGISPDPMQWSASDVKSWVMFTVQHYNLPMVPIEYFAMDGPALVALSEEDFNQRAPQAGSTLHAQLEIWKAARHDSWSSTPWAEQEQPSPKPTPVGLPSAEDTSEDEDSESVGTSISQGGGKVKTGSTHIHLWQFLKELLASPHIHGSAIRWLDRSNGVFKIEDSVRVARLWGKRKNRPAMNYDKLSRSIRQYYKKGIMKKTERSQRLVYQFCHPYCL; via the exons ATGGTGacttttttggagtttggaTGCAGGGAATTTGGATATTATCGCATTCag ATGCCACAGACAGTACCAAGATCCGGGTTTAGCCCGCCTTCAGCGTCTCAAAGTGAAAGAGCCGTACCAGCTTCACCCTCCGACATACACCATCTGTTGCGCCTCCTCGGTGCAGAGTCTCCACCAGAGCCCATGTTACATTCCCCACCTACGCATAACAAGCCACCTCCTCCCTATCCAGAAGACAATCAATTATTGGAGCGCCTTTACGACTTTGACGCCTATCCTACACCCTCACCATCATCAGACGAAGGAAACATTCCCACAGTTGCTCTCCAACCCTCTTCACCTTATAACTCATTCCAATATTCTCCAATATTCATCAAAGAAGAACCAAATAGGCTCACAGTGCCCGGTTTTGCCTCACCCTATCCTTTGTCACCTTCAGGGTCCTCGTACAGCAGTTATAATCAATACTCCTCACCAGTTCCACAACACGAAGAATATATTGACATAGAGGAACTATTGAAAGAGAATCAAATATTACAAGACAGCATACAACATCAGTACATTACGCCGAAATTAGAAGTCGAAGAGCCAAGAGATCACATTTTACTAAGATCAGCGTTGGAAGATACAACATTCCAAAAGAGGCATAATTTGAGACCAATTCCTATAGAATTAGGAACAGTAAAAATGGAAGAAAGCAGTGGAGGTGCTGACAACGATGTTTTAGTGGCACCTGATATAGACCGTATGCTTTCTATGGCCATAGAACAATCAAAACGAGATGTTGACAACACTTGTACGGTTCTGGGCATATCACCAG ATCCAATGCAATGGAGTGCGAGTGACGTTAAATCTTGGGTGATGTTCACGGTCCAACATTACAACCTACCAATGGTGCCTATAGAATATTTTGCTATGGATGGTCCAGCATTAGTCGCCTTAAGTGAGGAAGATTTCAACCAAAGAGCACCACAG GCGGGAAGCACATTACACGCTCAGTTAGAGATCTGGAAAGCAGCACGACATGATAGTTGGAGCAGTACTCCGTGGGCAGAACAAGAACAACCCTCCCCTAAGCCCACACCAGTTGGTCTTCCTTCTGCTGAAGATACGAGTGAAG aTGAAGATTCAGAGTCAGTTGGTACAAGCATAAGCCAAGGAGGAGGCAAAGTGAAGACTGGCAGTACTCACATACATTTATGGCAATTTCTCAAAGAATTGCTGGCGTCACCCCACATACATGGATCGGCGATACGGTGGTTAGATcgaa GTAACGGTGTCTTCAAAATTGAAGATTCAGTTCGTGTTGCCAGACTGTGGGGGAAGAGAAAGAACCGGCCAGCTATGAACTACGATAAACTTTCGAGAAGCATCAGGCAGTACTACAAGAAAGGAATCATGAAGAAAACAGAGCGAAGTCAGCGGCTCGTCTACCAATTCTGCCATCCTTACTGTTTGTAA